The genomic region AAATTTATCTGTTTCAGGTACTATATTCAGCGGAATGTTCTGCTTGTGTTTTGGAATCCCCAGGTTTGGAGTGCACGACGGCGCCAAACATAGGATAGGTAAgttgtttttaagtaatattaatatttgacagacctttaatatattacgtctttatcccttagaGGTAGACGTTTCATTGTATTAAAGATTCTACTGCTTGGACTCCCCCGTGTTtcgtgttttatattttctacttgcgctttcataaaaataatatatatgtctttatcccttgcgggctagtcagagccaacagtcttggaaacactgaaaggctacgttcagctgcaaTCAGCTAATATTAAgtctttacttttatttaaacagtaaaaatgttaaattatcatttttcaTATCACAGGTTCATTTCTGATCAATCTACTGGTGGGTTGCGGTCAGCTGTTCACGGTGCTCTTCTGCCTAGTTGGCTGGGGCTGGTCCATTTGGTGGGGCGTCATCTTCGTCAAAGTTGCGCGTGAGTGTTCCTTCATACATACGCGAGAAGACTCAGATGAATGGCAATTATGTTGTTAGACCACactctaaaagaagaatcccaagtgttgaaggagaataattaaataaaaaactgtctGTACACGCTTATTTTCATCTAGGGTGAAGTTTATGATGTACTTCCAGATTTGATGATGTAATACCGTGATACTCTACCCGCATATGAAGTCtcaggcaaaagctagtttacaTTTCGGAATAAAACTATCttcaagtataaaaaaaagtttatagtAACTGTGATTATTGTCGATTAGTGATTGTTCAATCACATTAATCGAGTCGATTtaattatactaaaaaaatattaaaaacttccAAGAAACTAAACTAAATTCTGTTCGCAGGTAAATACCGCAAGTTAAAAGCGGAGGCGGACGCGGAGGAGGCTGAAGCGGCGCCGCCCGTCACCGCCAACAACCACACGCGCGCGTAACGACCACGACACGATTACGACACGATCACGACACGACAATGAGTACAAACCTAAAATggaactagaaaaataattgttgtttCTGCGTGCGAATGACATGACTATAGTTTCACATGAGGGTAAACGATTAGATACCTGAGGTAAATGACAACTGAAATTTTCGAAGACTAATTTTTGGTTATGTCGATTTACATTATCGTAATTTGACATAGTTTAAGTAACAgtggttttttgttttatttctccCTTCACGTACAGCATTTGAACTTAAGTCATGTCGCTCGCATATGTATAGGTACTGCCTTTAAGTGTTTTAACAAGGCTCCTATGACTTGGACCTCAAGTTTGTTCggcaataaatattgaaaaaaacgTTTGAAAATGTTCCTTTTGAGGATTttagatattaaatataatgcaCAAAACAAActtgatgcccaaaacaacttGCAACGGAATAACCAGAAAATGCATTAAActgatatttgaaaaaaaattaaatattcttgtaatttatgaaattgtaaataaaaaactaagaaTATTGGACACGGCGgattaattgaaaattgaaaatgtagAATTACTTCTGCTGGTCAGAAATTGTAACCGGTTTCACGGTTTTTCCAATTTTAACTTCTATTCGAAGTTTTCCGGTCGATGTATGGCCTTTTTTGAACTTATTATTAAGAACACTTCTTTGTACATGGTATTATAAGCCCCAAGCGCTTGAAAAAGTATTATCTTAGTGCGACGTAGATAGAAGTATAATTGGCCGAGAATATTTGACTCGGGCATAACCATAAATCAgcgttattttataaagatggATGTATATGCATAAATTAGCTGACTTGGCGGCCATTTTTTGTGATAACACGCTGTTTTGGTAGATTTTGTATGGAGGCCCAGTCATGTATCACAATGTAAAGAGAAATTGAAAACCTGGAGTGTTTGCGCCAATTAATTATCTGTGCGCAATTtccattgtaaaaaaaaaaaaaagaagaaaaatcttcccgcctttttttgaacgtttttccgaatacacatctttttatcgagtccaaagttttatttcgtcaaaaattataaatcaggaCTAGTTGTCCTCATCATGGTCCAAAACCGAAGCCGGATGAATAATTAACGTGGATCAGCGTTAATATGAACAATTTCAGTAAATTTGACGATTATTAATATCACCGGACTCGAGGCGGCATTACTACCTAAAGGAAAATTCTGCAGATGACGGAGTACATTTATATGGTGTTAagtagtaatattatatttaaataactaaccCAACACTCGAACAGGTAATGTTAAGTGTGTTAATTAAGGATTTTATAAGGTAAGTACTATTTATTACACTTTATGTTTGTCAGTACCTAGCATCTTTCTCCATTGTTTTTTACGTAATATTTGCTATAATTATATccaaattatacttaattaaataggtataggAAGCATTGTTGTTTCATTATTTggatatattatttgttattttagcaaattcttttattattcacGTAAAATAAAGGTGCATAGGTCAATTTATTGTTACTAAGTTATCATCGCAGGTGTATCATAGGAACCTAGGTAGGTCAATTTTGGTTGCCGTCGTGTAtgattgtaatttgtttttttcggTTTAATGAGCCTATTTTATTCATGGTGATGTACTTATTTTCAATGcaaagttattaattaacttgatagtttatttttgcaaCAAAAATCACTTAAGCccttgtaataatttaataggcagtaaagtttgttttattttaatttatcgacacattcattttcaatttatgcattttgttaatttaattgtcgACAAATTATTGTTAGATGATTAACGCATTAAATTGGTAGGCAAAACTGTAtctttactttaaatattgtttatttatatttccattGTAAACATTTCAGGTTGACCACATCCGTTTCCCAATATGTCTGAAGAGAAGGAACTTGTTAAGAAACGAGGTAGTTTTAAAGGACGTTTGACGCTATTCATCAATTACCTGGATGGGTTGCCAGAATTTGATGAACAGTTGGATAGTTGTACGGTCAGGGAATTGCAATTACGGATGGGGAAGATCGAAAGTATGTATGAACTTTACAATGAGGTACAGTTACGTTTAGAATGTTTAGCTGACGATATCAATTTTCGATTAACCGAACGAGCTGAGTTCGAGTCTTTGTATTACAACTCACTGTCTAGGGCACAGAACTTActatgtaagtacaataatGATAAAGAATCGGTAAGTAGTGATAAAATTACACGTATTGTTCAACGTAAGCCTGTTAGGTTGCCCACCATTCAGCTCCCAAAGTTCAACGGGACTTATAGCAATTGGTTGGAGTTCCGTGACACTTTTATCAGCCTTATTCATTGTAATGACGAAATAgaccaaattaataaattccatTACTTGCGAGCGTCTTTGGAGGGATCTGCTGCTGTTGTAATTCATGCCGTTGAGTTTTCAGCCGGAAATTACGACATAGCTTGGAAATTGATATGTGATCGTTTTGACAATAAAAGATTATTGGTGCAGAATCATTTATCctccttatttaatttaaacactaTAGTGAAAGAGTCATCTTTTGtgttaaaagatttaattgatcaacttaataaaaatctacgTGCATTGGAGTCACTAGGTGAGCCTGTGAAACACTGGGacactttattaatatatatagtgaCTTGTAAATTACCTCAGCAAACATTGCGTGAGTGGGAGGATCATAAGGGTCGCATagataaagatataataataacatttagtaCATTCCTACAATTCATTCGCACGCGCTCTGACTTGTTGGAAACCTTAGAGTTAGCGCGAGCTCGCAATAATGCTTCTCCCTCTAAGCATAGTACAGGTAGAATACAATCTATGCTTGTTGCGAATcccaataattataatttaaataataagttgtgTCCGCACTGTAAGTCGGATCACTTGTTAAGTAGTTGTTCACAATTCCTTGCACTTAGTGTAGACGCCCGTTACAAGTTAATGCCTAACtataaagtttgttataaTTGTTTTCGTGTTGGTCATTTCGCCAATCGTTGTAAAAGGCCGGGTTGCAAATTGTGTAAACGCCGTCACAATATATTGTTGCATTTAACGGATAATAAGCGTGTTTCAAATTCTtgcaataataatgataataaaaatacatcacGAGATAGCTCATTTGTTTCCATGCCTTCGTTACCGCCCGCTGACGCTGGGACAAGCACTGATGCGAGtgcaaataatttaactttgtcTGCGGATCTCAGTTCGTCTTGTGGTGGTAACGGTGAACACCGCGGTGGTGTTTTGTTGTCTACCGCTCTCATCAAGTTATGTGATCGGAACGATCGTGAGCACATAGTGCGCGCCCTGCTTGATAGTGGTAGTACTTCATCATTTATGACAGAACGCTTATGTACTCGGCTCAATTTGAATACTAGTCATGTTAATGGTTCAGTCTATGGCATAAATAACGTGAGTTCTCACGTAGGCAAAATATGTCACGTAAAGATGACCTCTTTATACAACTCTTATACTGCAAAGTtgagttgttttattttgccatCATTAATGAGTGTTATGCCTTGTCGCGAAATCGACATTTTAGACTTGAATATTccagataatatatttttagcggACCCCACATTTAATAAGCCGTCAGAAGTAGATATATTAATAGGTGCTGATCTCTTCTGGGACTTGGTCGGGTCACAGAGAATTAGACTAGGTGTAGGTAAGCCGGTACTGTGTGACACGTTATTAGGCTGGATAGTTTCCGGTCCTGTTACTTATAATCCAGGTAAGCGTAGGTCAAAtgatatttcttgtaattttaCTCAGatggattcctcttttaatgatgattataataaaattcacaaTGATTTGGTAAAGTTTTGGAATCTGGAAGAGATAAACCCTCCATTCTCTCATTATTCACCTGAAGAAAGGTTATGTGAGGaacattttttgaaaaatacgaCACGTTTAGAAGATGGTCATTTTTGTGTTCGTATTCCAATGAAGCAAAGTCCTTCCATGTTAGGAGACTCATTCCAAAGGGCatctaaatgtttttattctcTAGAACGTAGACTGAAATCAAAGCTTGACTATGGCAATATGTATCGAGATTTCATGtcttaatatataaagttaGGTTGAGtgaaaaaactaatatttataaagtatatTAGTGTTCTGAAATCTTTAGATTTATGGTGGAGCGGTCCCAGCTTTCTAAAGCAACATAGTTCACATTGGCCTTCTCCATGTAAATCATTAGAGTTAAACGATCTGCCTGAAACTCGACCTTCTGTTTCTTTGAGCGCTACTATTCGTAATGATAGTCTGAGTTACACTCTTATAGATTTTAGtagattttcaaattatttaaggCTTATCCGCACTGTAGGtactgttttaaaatttattaaattgtgtaGAAAAAAGCCTACAGCTAGTAAATTTCTGTCACAAAATGATTTGCAGGATGCACTAAATGTTGTCATTATCCAAAGTCAAAAGGAATCATTTCCTGAGTATGAAATGCTTTCTGGTAATCGTAAATTGCCAAATAAAAGCGcccttattaaatttaatgtatttcttgatgataataaaataatgcgtGTTGGAGGACGCTTAGTTAAttccttgttttgttttgagaaAAAGCACCCTATTATTTTACAGTCCActcataaatttacaaaattactttttgaatttgaacataTAAGGTTAATGCATGCAGGCCCACAATTGATGTTGGCTTCTATTAGAGATTCGTACTGGCCTATAGGCGGACGAAATTTAGCGAGGAGTTGTTATCGTAAGTGTGTACGTTGCTGTCGCATATCAGGTAGAACAGTTAGTCCTATAATGGGCAATTTACCACAGCAGCGTCTCCTTCCAGGCGGTTACCCCTTTCAGTGCACTGGTGTGGACTATGCTGGTCCCATCATGGCTGCTAGTCGGCAAGGTCGCGGATGTAAGCTGATAAAAGTGTACATTGCAATTTTTGTGTGTTTCACCACTAAAGCTATCCATTTGGAGCTGGTGAGTGACTTAACgagtaataagtatttattagcattatttcgatttatttCGCGACGGGGAAAGCCCGATGATATTTATTCCGATAACGGTACCTCATTCGTAGGGGCCTGCAATGAACTTTCGaagtttcttaaaactaaTTGTGATTCCTTGAGCGAACAATTAGCTAATGATGGTATCAAATTCCATTTTATCCCTGCGTATAGCCCTCATTACGGCGGTCTTTGGGAAGCGGGTGTCAAGTCAACAAAATTCCACCTTAGGCGAGTGTTGGGAAATTGTAACCTTACGTTTGAAGAACTTAACACCACGTTAGTCCAGATTGAGGCAATATTAAATTCACGTCCACTGACGCCTCTGTCTTCCGATCCAGCAGATTGCACCCCATTGACTCCAGGACATTTTTTGATAGGCCGGCCTCTTACTTCACTTCCACGGCATGATATCAAGGACCATTCCACTGCTTCATTATCACGTTTCCAACGAATAGAGCAGCTACGCTAGCATTTTTGGGCTCGTTGGAGTAAGGAGTTCGTGTCTGAGTTGCAGCACAGAACCAAGTGGCAAAAGGGCAACGATACACTGAAGCTGGGTGCATTGGTCGTCGTAAAGGAAGATCATCTACCTCCTCTCAAATGGCGATTGGGAAGAGTCATTGCCGTCCATCCTGGATCAGATGGAATTGTTCGGGTGGCAGACATCACCACATCTGTTGGAGTCATACGAAGAGCTTTCAATAGGATTTGCCCTCTACCCGTCGACGCAGAGTTTGGTTGAAAGAGAGGCTTTCAACGCCCGGGGGCATGTTTGCGCCAATTAATTATCTGTGCGCAATTtccattgtaaaaaaaaaaaaaagaagaaaaatcttcccgcctttttttgaacgtttttccgaatacacatctttttatcgagtccaaagttttatttcgtcaaaaattataaatcaggaCTAGTTGTCCTCATCATGGAGTTAaaatggaaaattttaaattcctgttgaaatacaaaaaaataaaatctaattgaGAACATATCGATCTCTCTCATACCAGATTTAGCAAAAAAGCAggtatgatttaaaaaactcggaactaacaaataaaaataaataaaaattttctatCTCGTTGCGATCATGCATACAAtagtatatttaattgtaagttGTATTACgaccaaaacatttttaacgaATCCAGTAAAAGTAGCTATCACGTAACATTTTTaagcaaataatataattaaacgagtagttttttgacatttttgcAGATGTTAAACTTAATGCagtattatattgttttggttacgcatataattaataaatatcttacttgaaattaaatttcagaGGTTATGTGTAATACCATtccatatttataagtaccatttattgtaaaagttataTGAACTGATTTAGacttattattacttacaagTTCTTCCATTTGGTTGTTAACAGATATTAATTGttgtattaagttttaattaatattttattatagttgcTTGTACAACgaataatcaataaatattttagtttgatgttgcctatttatttaaatttttattaactttattatctCAGGTAGTAATATAGCAAATGTATAAACAATTATAAGTTATCTGCGTGATTCTTTCGCAATATGGGGAAAACACAGTTCAATGGATTTGAAATTTACAGATTAACTGGCCAAATCTAATAAATTCAAGACATACTTAGCAATATTGGtgtgttaaattattaatgttcatttttaatgttattacaaaaattatgcCTTTAAAAATTGTAGGTAGTTTAcaagcaaaaaaatttttttaattataaaataatttaataataatgacacATGTTTGTGTTCAAATAAAAGTCCGTTACAATTTACAATATCACTTTATTACGGTCCATAATATAATAGCGTCATAAATAACGGTACAGACAATGATGGCATCGCTTTTACGATATTATTCTAACTTACTAAATACTGCGGGTTTTTCTACAATTCTCAACCTCATCAATTGTATTGcaatgatagatagataaactctttattgcaccattagagaaaaacataaaacagcacaaaataaacaaaggtggtacaaaggcggatttatcgctaatgcaatctcttccaggcaacctttgggtggaaggaaaccaaacaggataTTGGCGTTGGCGCCGATCAAAATAATGTCAGATAGTCCTGTATGAACCAATATTACAAATTgtgttagatttttttaattacttgtgTTAATGGTGTCTCAATCAAAGTGGACCTTTCGAGGCCTGTGTATGGAAGTGGATTTTATGTGCCTAAGTTTATGATATATGAGGATATTCTTTGAAAAATTTACCTTTTCGCCTCTCTCAGATATATCTATACTACTTATAAgtagtgttaaaaaaaatttaaagctaCCTCCAtatcaaattattatctactgataacaataatttactaTCCGACATTGCAATACATTTTCAACACTACTAAAACGACACTGCATTTGCAACAAACTACAGAGATCGGAGCTGACTGAACAGACGTGCACAGCGGATATAGACAGCAAAGAACCTATTAAAGATGCATGTTTTAAGCTCTAAACACACTTACGATACGACATGATGTTATTACTTTTGCACGCTGAATTACAGCGATTTATTCAAGAACATTGAGAATGTCTTGTCTTCGGTCTCTCTGTTACtatgagataaaaaaaagacagaGAGAGAAAGAAGATATGTATATCTTCCAAGAATATATAAGCCGTCTGGTCGAACCGATTTGCGGTGTGTCGTGTCGCACGTGCGTTCAAAGCTTTATTaagaagtaatttatttgatgtaaaaataataaaaaaattaaattgaaaactgAGCTGTACACGTGAGGTTCTTGCACAATTAAATAGATTTCGACTTTGATTTACTTGACGTAAGACTCCAAATTAAATAGATTATAACACAAAACCGCTTCAGTgcatatactcgtaaatactAATAAGCTTCAGATTGCACAAACAGTGAAATTTCACATAAAAACCGACCAATTTAGCACCTCGCTATACACCGTGAAGCTCTGACTGCGGCGAGCGAAGCAGCGGCAAAAAAATTACCATGCAATATTTGAACAAAGAATTATATCAAATGCGAAAATAGGAACCATCGCAAAACAAGTAATTTAACCAAATACTAATTGGACCAAACGCAAAATTAAAGCAAACAATATGTTAAATTTGAAACTTCTTATAAACCATTGTCGCTTCACTCTCCCGCCCCGCagtcataataaataactgaTTAACTACCACACGCCTAGAAAGaactattttacataaaaaatactataattcATATCGAAAAATAAATGCTACATCTACAGGACGATTACAATAATTCGATATATATCTATGACTTGTGTTTACGTTATTTTCGGA from Amyelois transitella isolate CPQ chromosome 27, ilAmyTran1.1, whole genome shotgun sequence harbors:
- the LOC106136825 gene encoding uncharacterized protein LOC106136825; translation: MSEEKELVKKRGSFKGRLTLFINYLDGLPEFDEQLDSCTVRELQLRMGKIESMYELYNEVQLRLECLADDINFRLTERAEFESLYYNSLSRAQNLLCKYNNDKESVSSDKITRIVQRKPVRLPTIQLPKFNGTYSNWLEFRDTFISLIHCNDEIDQINKFHYLRASLEGSAAVVIHAVEFSAGNYDIAWKLICDRFDNKRLLVQNHLSSLFNLNTIVKESSFVLKDLIDQLNKNLRALESLGEPVKHWDTLLIYIVTCKLPQQTLREWEDHKGRIDKDIIITFSTFLQFIRTRSDLLETLELARARNNASPSKHSTGRIQSMLVANPNNYNLNNKLCPHCKSDHLLSSCSQFLALSVDARYKLMPNYKVCYNCFRVGHFANRCKRPGCKLCKRRHNILLHLTDNKRVSNSCNNNDNKNTSRDSSFVSMPSLPPADAGTSTDASANNLTLSADLSSSCGGNGEHRGGVLLSTALIKLCDRNDREHIVRALLDSGSTSSFMTERLCTRLNLNTSHVNGSVYGINNVSSHVGKICHVKMTSLYNSYTAKLSCFILPSLMSVMPCREIDILDLNIPDNIFLADPTFNKPSEVDILIGADLFWDLVGSQRIRLGVGKPVLCDTLLGWIVSGPVTYNPGKRRSNDISCNFTQMDSSFNDDYNKIHNDLVKFWNLEEINPPFSHYSPEERLCEEHFLKNTTRLEDGHFCVRIPMKQSPSMLGDSFQRASKCFYSLERRLKSKLDYGNMYRDFMS